From Pseudanabaena sp. PCC 6802, one genomic window encodes:
- a CDS encoding ABC transporter permease produces MNFGRVIAIASNVFRETVREQVLYLVVLFTIVLVAAVTLLPHLAAGGEDKFTADFGMAAIELFGLIVAAFVGSNLVNREIDKRTVFILVAKPIRRSEFILGKHLGISAVIAVLVAIMSAIFLGFTAIRNIPVAPHAIAVSSFFAFWQLMLLSAFAILFGTFTSSLLASMMTLATYLVGNFSRDLLALGEISKSEGFQAFTRAMYLVLPDLSRSNLKNEAVYGILPAVGDLFNNGIYTLSYALLVLAIAILVFSNRQF; encoded by the coding sequence ATGAATTTCGGTCGGGTTATCGCCATTGCCAGTAACGTGTTTCGCGAAACCGTGCGCGAACAGGTACTTTATCTAGTCGTGCTGTTTACGATTGTCTTAGTGGCAGCAGTTACTCTGCTACCGCATTTAGCAGCGGGAGGTGAAGACAAATTCACGGCTGATTTTGGCATGGCGGCGATCGAGCTATTTGGGCTAATCGTCGCAGCATTTGTGGGTAGCAATTTAGTTAATCGCGAAATCGATAAACGCACGGTTTTTATCCTGGTAGCGAAGCCGATCAGGCGTTCTGAGTTTATCTTGGGCAAACATCTGGGCATATCAGCGGTGATCGCTGTATTAGTAGCGATCATGTCAGCCATTTTTCTAGGGTTTACCGCGATTAGAAATATTCCAGTTGCACCCCATGCGATCGCCGTGTCCAGCTTTTTCGCCTTTTGGCAACTGATGCTATTGAGCGCCTTTGCCATTTTATTTGGCACGTTCACCAGCTCTTTGCTAGCATCGATGATGACGCTCGCCACCTATTTGGTGGGCAATTTCAGCCGAGATCTATTAGCGCTGGGCGAAATTTCCAAAAGCGAGGGTTTCCAAGCGTTTACCCGCGCTATGTATTTAGTGCTACCGGATCTGTCGCGCTCCAATCTGAAAAATGAAGCTGTCTATGGTATTTTGCCAGCCGTTGGTGACTTGTTTAACAATGGCATTTACACTTTGAGCTATGCTTTGCTGGTACTGGCGATCGCCATTCTGGTGTTCTCCAATCGGCAGTTTTAA
- a CDS encoding chemotaxis protein CheB, producing the protein MATSMPTEDDVALVVGIGASAGGLDAFSELLSHLPTDTGMVFVLVQHLSPGQESLLSELLGRTTRMPVATAEQGMVVQPNHVYVIPPNVQMTIAQGQLQLAVCDQAQGRVKTIDLFFQSLAADRKNKAIAIVLSGSNNDGALGIQAIREEGGIVFAQDLSSDPPFSDIDLLSCRNVLIYFKQSLQKRVLSFFHYSLKPTGFLILGNSESLGDTIDMFDVFDAPAKIYTRRAVPSHLNFDFIASYYPRETDMEARQGFSATRNRTNLQQWADQIVLSRFGPAGAIVNEQLEILQFRGDTSPYLRIPAGEPSYNLLKMLRPSLSIDVRMAIEEAKQQGTATRRRGLKLQDLTETDLSVEVIPFHTSTAPDRCYLIVFERESPEPTAIVSDLAAETEAELFETNPEILRLRQELAASRQELLDAQTLLHLTIEEKEATNQQLLAANEEILSSNEELKSTNEELQTAKEEIQSANEELKTTNEELQNRNIEARRANDDLMNLIDNVNIPILMLSDDLRIRRFTPSAQAIFNLIPTDVGRPIGDLRFDIIAPDLEVLVSNTIAILNPIEREVQDRQGHWYVLRIRPYRTVENQILGAIVALVDIDNLKQTEQSLRLTQAQLETELDAINQVQELSLQLFSSLDLDLILNQVLDAAMGLLHADMGNIQLLDRQRGVLEIVSHQGFGSEFLDYFREVGADDGTACSRALKSGQRAIVEDVQTDTEYAPHLQIAAAAGYRAVQSTPLIGRQGELLGVLSTHFRQPHRPAERELRMLDLYGRMVATAISLIQIEQEKQALVEREQRSLSEQVQVAQAANASKDEFLAMLSHELRTPLTSIMSWVQMMARGLLNADQQQQAIAAIRDSALTQTNLIEDLLDVSRIVQQRFQITPQPCDLMQLLQQAIAQVQPQIEEKGLHLEVDLQPCPERLNLDPSRISQAFSNLLSNAIKFTPSGGSIAVRSIDAIAQVQVRVSDTGRGIAPDLLPHIFERFRQADSSNTRREGGLGLGLFLARSFIEAHGGTIVANSSGEGQGATFTLNLPKAIAQAVPSSPPPPATEIDLNGISILLIDDDEMTSIAISFTLERFGATVTAARSAPEALERLTQILPDLIVSDIGLPDVNGYDLMRQIRALPPEQGGQLPAIALSGYADRQTAIAALEAGFQTHLSKPVDIDELIACVSNLVRR; encoded by the coding sequence ATGGCTACTTCAATGCCTACAGAAGATGATGTTGCGCTAGTTGTTGGGATTGGTGCGTCTGCGGGTGGGCTAGATGCCTTTTCGGAACTGCTCAGCCATCTGCCAACGGATACAGGCATGGTGTTTGTCCTGGTGCAGCATCTCTCGCCCGGACAGGAAAGCCTGTTAAGCGAGTTATTGGGGCGTACGACTCGAATGCCAGTTGCAACCGCAGAACAGGGCATGGTGGTACAGCCCAATCACGTATATGTGATTCCCCCCAATGTCCAGATGACGATCGCCCAGGGGCAGTTACAGTTGGCGGTTTGCGACCAGGCTCAGGGGCGGGTCAAGACCATCGATCTGTTTTTCCAGTCGTTAGCGGCGGATCGAAAAAATAAAGCGATCGCGATCGTCCTATCGGGTAGCAATAACGACGGAGCCTTGGGAATTCAGGCGATCCGGGAAGAGGGAGGCATTGTCTTTGCCCAGGATCTTAGCAGCGATCCCCCCTTTTCCGATATTGACCTGCTGAGTTGCCGCAATGTCTTAATTTACTTTAAGCAGTCGCTGCAAAAGCGAGTTCTATCGTTCTTCCACTACAGTCTCAAACCCACAGGTTTTTTAATTTTGGGCAATTCCGAGAGTCTGGGAGACACGATCGATATGTTTGATGTGTTTGATGCGCCAGCGAAGATCTATACTCGCCGTGCGGTGCCCTCTCATCTCAACTTCGATTTCATCGCCAGCTACTATCCCAGAGAAACAGATATGGAAGCGCGGCAGGGCTTTTCCGCCACCCGGAATCGCACCAATCTCCAGCAATGGGCCGACCAGATCGTCCTCAGCCGCTTCGGTCCGGCGGGTGCGATCGTGAACGAGCAGCTAGAAATTCTGCAATTTCGCGGCGACACCAGCCCCTATCTCAGAATCCCGGCAGGCGAACCCAGCTATAACCTGTTGAAGATGCTGCGTCCCAGTTTATCGATCGACGTGCGGATGGCCATTGAAGAAGCCAAGCAGCAGGGAACGGCGACCCGACGGCGGGGGTTAAAGCTCCAGGACTTAACCGAAACCGATCTGTCTGTGGAGGTAATTCCCTTCCACACCTCGACCGCCCCCGATCGCTGTTATCTGATCGTGTTCGAGCGCGAGTCGCCCGAACCCACTGCAATCGTCTCCGACCTGGCAGCAGAAACGGAAGCGGAACTGTTTGAGACCAACCCTGAGATCCTGCGACTGCGCCAGGAACTGGCTGCCAGCCGTCAGGAGTTGCTCGATGCCCAAACGCTGTTGCATCTCACCATTGAAGAGAAAGAAGCCACCAATCAACAACTGCTCGCAGCCAATGAAGAAATCCTGTCCAGCAACGAAGAACTGAAAAGCACCAACGAAGAACTGCAAACTGCGAAGGAAGAAATTCAATCTGCCAACGAAGAACTGAAAACCACCAATGAGGAACTGCAAAATCGCAACATCGAAGCCCGTCGGGCGAACGATGACTTAATGAACCTGATCGATAATGTCAATATCCCTATCTTGATGTTGTCGGACGATCTTCGCATCCGCCGCTTTACTCCATCCGCCCAGGCCATATTTAACCTGATTCCAACGGATGTCGGACGACCAATCGGCGATCTGCGGTTTGATATTATCGCCCCCGACTTGGAAGTGCTAGTGTCCAATACGATCGCCATTCTGAATCCGATCGAACGCGAGGTGCAGGATCGGCAAGGACATTGGTACGTGTTGCGGATTCGCCCTTACCGCACCGTTGAGAATCAAATTCTGGGGGCGATTGTTGCCCTGGTGGACATTGACAATCTCAAGCAAACGGAACAAAGCCTGCGCCTGACTCAGGCACAATTGGAAACCGAACTCGATGCCATCAATCAGGTGCAGGAGCTGAGTTTGCAATTATTCTCTTCCCTGGATCTCGATCTCATCCTGAATCAAGTCCTGGATGCCGCCATGGGCTTGCTCCATGCTGATATGGGCAATATCCAACTCCTCGACCGCCAGCGGGGCGTACTGGAGATTGTCTCCCATCAAGGCTTTGGTTCTGAGTTTCTCGACTATTTCCGCGAAGTGGGGGCTGATGATGGCACGGCTTGCAGTCGAGCATTGAAGTCCGGTCAACGGGCGATTGTTGAGGACGTACAGACTGACACTGAGTATGCGCCCCACCTTCAGATTGCAGCGGCGGCTGGCTATCGAGCCGTACAGTCAACGCCGCTAATCGGTCGCCAGGGGGAATTACTGGGGGTGCTTTCGACCCATTTCCGGCAGCCCCACCGTCCCGCAGAGCGGGAGTTGCGGATGCTGGATCTTTACGGGCGGATGGTCGCGACCGCGATCTCCCTGATTCAGATCGAGCAAGAGAAACAAGCCCTGGTGGAGCGAGAGCAAAGATCCTTGAGCGAACAAGTCCAGGTCGCTCAGGCGGCGAATGCCAGTAAGGATGAGTTTCTCGCCATGCTTTCCCACGAGCTACGCACCCCCTTAACCAGCATCATGAGTTGGGTTCAGATGATGGCGCGGGGGCTATTGAACGCAGACCAGCAGCAGCAGGCGATCGCTGCGATTCGCGACAGTGCCTTGACCCAAACCAACCTGATCGAAGACCTGCTGGATGTTTCCCGCATTGTGCAGCAGCGCTTTCAGATTACCCCCCAACCCTGCGACCTGATGCAACTCTTGCAGCAGGCGATCGCCCAGGTACAGCCCCAGATAGAGGAAAAGGGATTACACCTGGAGGTTGACCTCCAGCCTTGTCCAGAACGGCTGAATCTCGATCCAAGCCGCATCAGTCAGGCTTTCTCGAATTTACTGTCAAACGCCATTAAATTTACGCCTAGTGGCGGCAGCATCGCCGTGCGGTCGATCGACGCGATCGCTCAGGTGCAGGTGCGGGTAAGCGACACCGGACGGGGCATTGCTCCCGATCTGTTACCCCACATTTTTGAGCGGTTTCGTCAAGCGGATTCCTCTAACACTCGGCGGGAAGGCGGCTTGGGGCTGGGACTTTTCCTGGCGCGATCGTTTATCGAAGCCCACGGGGGAACGATTGTCGCCAACAGTTCCGGGGAAGGACAGGGTGCAACCTTCACCCTTAACCTACCCAAGGCGATCGCTCAAGCGGTACCATCCTCTCCGCCACCGCCAGCAACGGAGATCGACCTGAATGGCATCAGCATTTTGCTGATCGATGACGATGAAATGACCTCGATCGCAATTTCCTTTACCCTGGAACGATTTGGCGCAACCGTGACCGCCGCACGTTCTGCTCCAGAGGCATTGGAAAGGCTCACCCAAATACTACCGGACTTGATCGTCAGTGACATTGGCTTACCCGATGTCAATGGTTATGACCTGATGCGACAAATCAGAGCCTTGCCACCCGAGCAAGGCGGACAACTGCCAGCGATCGCCCTCTCAGGCTATGCCGATCGGCAAACTGCGATCGCGGCGCTGGAGGCAGGCTTTCAAACTCACCTGAGCAAGCCAGTCGATATAGACGAACTGATAGCCTGTGTATCAAATCTTGTCCGACGCTAA
- a CDS encoding class I SAM-dependent methyltransferase: MAPLKLHIGGKRSHPEWKILDIEARPEVDYVCDASNLSLFADESVDSIYASHILEHFHYGLNDELVKTLQEWHRVLQPGGKLMISVPDLEVLCKLFLYPAVDPSTRFYLMRIMFGGQSNPHDIHRVGFDFTILTSYLTQVGFRDCQRVEEFNLFQDCSSMRVLGNLISLNAIATK, translated from the coding sequence ATGGCACCATTAAAGCTGCATATTGGCGGTAAGCGATCGCACCCGGAATGGAAAATCCTCGATATCGAAGCACGTCCAGAGGTTGACTATGTCTGCGATGCCTCAAACCTGAGTTTATTTGCGGATGAATCCGTAGATTCAATTTATGCCAGCCACATACTCGAACATTTTCACTACGGGTTGAATGATGAACTGGTAAAAACCCTACAGGAATGGCATCGCGTGCTTCAACCCGGCGGTAAGCTGATGATTAGCGTTCCCGATCTTGAGGTTTTATGCAAGCTCTTTCTTTACCCAGCCGTCGATCCCAGTACGCGATTTTATTTAATGAGAATCATGTTTGGCGGTCAGAGCAATCCACATGATATCCATAGGGTGGGATTTGACTTCACAATTCTAACAAGTTACCTAACTCAAGTTGGATTTCGAGATTGTCAGCGCGTAGAGGAATTCAATTTGTTTCAGGACTGTAGCAGTATGCGCGTATTGGGAAATCTCATCAGCCTTAATGCGATCGCTACTAAGTAA
- the lepA gene encoding translation elongation factor 4, with amino-acid sequence MTDVPVSRIRNFSIIAHIDHGKSTLADRLLQFTGTVADREMKEQFLDNMELERERGITIKLQAARMNYQAQDGQNYVLNLIDTPGHVDFSYEVSRSLAACEGALLVVDASQGVEAQTLANVYLALENNLEIIPVLNKIDLPGAEPERIATEIEQLIGLDCSAAVRASAKEGIGIPEILESVVQLVPPPCDTTSDPLRALIFDSYYDAYRGVIVYFRVMDGNVRKGDRIKFMASGQEYEIDELGVLAPNQVQVNELHAGEVGYLAAAIKTVEHARVGDTITLALTPAAAPLPGYEEAKPMVFCGLFPTDADQFEDLREALVKLKLNDAALSYEPETSNAMGFGFRCGFLGLLHMEIVQERLEREYNLDLIITAPSVIYRVTKVKGEVVYIDNPGELPPPQEREQIEEPYIKLEIMTPQTYIGTLMELCEARRGIYKDMKYITKERTTLIYEVPLAEIVTDFFDQMKSRTKGYASMEYHLIGYRVNDLVKLDILVNDDPVDSLACIVHRDKAYNVGRALVSKLKELIPRHQFQIPIQAAIGSKILSRENIPAMRKNVLSKCYGGDISRKRKLLEKQKEGKKRMKAIGTVDVPQEAFMAILQLNQNS; translated from the coding sequence ATGACTGACGTACCCGTCTCTAGAATCCGCAACTTCTCCATCATCGCACATATCGATCATGGCAAGTCTACCTTAGCAGATAGACTATTGCAGTTTACGGGCACTGTGGCCGATCGAGAAATGAAAGAACAGTTTCTCGACAATATGGAGTTGGAGCGCGAGCGGGGGATCACGATCAAGCTGCAAGCAGCGCGGATGAATTACCAAGCGCAAGACGGGCAAAATTACGTCCTCAATTTAATTGACACGCCGGGACATGTGGATTTTTCCTATGAGGTATCGCGATCGCTAGCTGCCTGCGAAGGGGCGCTGCTGGTGGTGGACGCTTCGCAGGGCGTTGAGGCGCAAACCCTGGCTAATGTTTATTTAGCGCTGGAAAATAACCTGGAAATTATTCCGGTATTAAATAAAATCGATCTACCTGGGGCAGAGCCAGAGAGAATCGCCACCGAGATCGAGCAGCTCATCGGGCTAGATTGCTCGGCAGCAGTGAGAGCCTCTGCGAAAGAAGGCATCGGTATTCCTGAGATTTTAGAGTCGGTGGTGCAGCTCGTGCCACCGCCATGCGACACGACGAGCGATCCCTTACGCGCTCTAATTTTTGACAGCTATTACGATGCTTACAGGGGGGTAATTGTTTATTTTCGCGTCATGGATGGCAATGTCCGTAAAGGCGATCGCATTAAATTTATGGCATCAGGCCAGGAGTATGAGATCGACGAGTTGGGGGTACTGGCACCCAATCAGGTACAGGTAAACGAACTGCATGCTGGTGAAGTGGGCTACCTGGCCGCTGCGATCAAGACGGTCGAACATGCCCGCGTCGGCGATACGATTACACTGGCGCTGACCCCTGCCGCCGCCCCTCTACCCGGCTATGAGGAAGCAAAGCCAATGGTATTTTGCGGATTGTTTCCCACCGATGCCGACCAGTTTGAGGACTTGCGGGAAGCATTAGTCAAGCTCAAGTTAAACGATGCAGCGCTGAGCTACGAACCAGAGACTTCTAACGCGATGGGTTTTGGCTTTCGATGCGGTTTTTTGGGGTTGCTGCACATGGAAATCGTGCAGGAACGGCTGGAGCGGGAATATAACCTGGATTTAATTATTACTGCCCCTTCCGTGATCTACCGAGTTACCAAAGTCAAGGGTGAGGTGGTTTATATAGATAACCCTGGCGAACTGCCCCCTCCACAAGAACGGGAGCAGATCGAGGAGCCGTACATCAAGCTAGAGATCATGACACCCCAAACCTATATTGGGACGTTGATGGAGCTGTGCGAGGCGCGACGCGGCATTTACAAGGACATGAAATATATCACCAAGGAGCGCACCACTCTAATTTATGAAGTACCGCTGGCGGAAATCGTGACCGATTTCTTCGATCAGATGAAATCTCGCACCAAAGGCTACGCCAGCATGGAATACCATCTCATTGGCTATCGTGTTAACGATCTGGTGAAGTTAGATATTCTCGTCAATGACGATCCGGTAGATTCGCTGGCCTGCATAGTCCATCGAGATAAAGCCTACAATGTCGGTCGGGCTTTGGTGTCTAAGCTGAAAGAACTGATCCCCCGACATCAGTTCCAAATTCCGATCCAAGCAGCAATCGGCTCTAAAATTTTATCGAGGGAGAACATTCCCGCTATGCGCAAGAACGTGCTGAGCAAATGCTATGGCGGCGACATTTCGCGCAAACGCAAGCTTTTGGAGAAACAAAAGGAAGGGAAAAAACGCATGAAAGCGATCGGCACCGTTGATGTGCCACAGGAAGCCTTTATGGCTATTTTGCAACTCAACCAGAACAGTTAA
- the infB gene encoding translation initiation factor IF-2 translates to MSIGGKVRVYELTRELNLETKDILAICEQLNIAVKSHSSTITESEANLIRAAAPERRSVASTPAPKHREAARETAKEPVDKDLRPAKQQIVTVSKPAANLAAPPVAMPVRPHKPSAPIELQVTAEEQPEFVSVPADKTTDLEDAATLQIAQPPARHAGAANVSSPEDVKAGVELVSETAAGASENTDVVVEDVVAKVDAPPKTPLVQKPAPAREAALPPEPLKPIASSDSKRAPKSPQASASASKPMLTKAPTRQHKPQEILAEAASTRSEVKSEANSEARFEEKSSDKPPAKGVAKPISERPKPVVRSHGAPPKDIQTPRRPQVNRPTPVKDAVLIERGITAPNDPPRQLRAPIAPQRPERPERPEKSDRPERPTLVSPVRGDKPGIGAPALAIGEPGSDRGLSRPGKRNKSKKDDDDQEMLELREKAARLNKPKRYLQAIEDDDIIEELEEDVPQISLSLARPTARPKQRMAKPAAATSIAKPGADKSTRKSRDRRSLQEVVVEKPTKLILQSSITVQELANQLMLPETDIIRTLFIKGVMVNINQTLDIPTASMVAIELGFEVEESEADAPARKVTEMIEVQDLESLQKRPPVVTIMGHVDHGKTTLLDSIRKSKVAQGEAGGITQHIGAYHVDVEHNGTKEQIVFLDTPGHEAFTAMRARGARVTDVAVLVVAADDGVQPQTIEAISHARAAKVPIIVAINKVDKLEAQPDRIRQELTEHGLVDEEWGGETIMVPVSAIKGENLDTLLEMILLVAEVEDLRANPNRTARGTVIEANLDKARGPVATLLVQNGTLRIGDVLLAGASFGKVRAMIDDQGKRVEEASPSFAVEVLGLSDVPAAGDEFEVFTDEKLARATASDRASQQRQSRLQQSMASRRVTLGTVSAQAQEGELKELNLILKADVQGSVEAILNALEQLPQQEVQLRVLLAGAGEITENDVDLAAASSAVIIGFNTTMATGARQAADELGVDVRDYNIIYKLLEDIQGAMEGLLEPELVEEHLGIAEVRAIFPIGKGVVAGCYVQSGKLIRNCKVRVNRNGNPIHEAPLDSLKRMKDDVKEVAAGFECGVSLPKFNDWQEGDRIEAFRLVTKRRTLST, encoded by the coding sequence ATGAGCATCGGCGGTAAAGTCAGAGTTTACGAGTTAACACGGGAACTAAATTTGGAGACAAAAGATATTTTGGCAATTTGCGAACAGTTAAATATTGCCGTTAAAAGCCACAGCAGTACGATAACAGAGTCTGAAGCAAATCTCATTCGCGCCGCCGCTCCCGAACGGAGATCGGTTGCCTCCACCCCTGCGCCCAAACATCGGGAAGCAGCCAGGGAGACTGCAAAAGAACCAGTAGATAAAGATCTTCGCCCTGCCAAACAGCAAATCGTAACTGTAAGCAAGCCTGCTGCCAATCTTGCTGCCCCTCCTGTTGCGATGCCGGTACGTCCCCATAAGCCATCAGCACCAATCGAGCTGCAAGTAACCGCAGAAGAGCAGCCCGAGTTTGTCTCAGTGCCTGCTGATAAAACCACCGATCTCGAAGATGCTGCTACTCTACAGATCGCACAGCCACCAGCTCGACATGCTGGCGCTGCCAACGTCAGTTCGCCTGAGGATGTTAAAGCTGGGGTCGAATTAGTTTCCGAAACAGCCGCCGGAGCTTCTGAAAACACTGATGTAGTGGTAGAAGATGTAGTTGCAAAGGTCGATGCTCCCCCTAAAACTCCTTTGGTACAGAAACCTGCGCCTGCACGAGAGGCCGCCTTGCCACCAGAACCACTTAAGCCAATTGCTTCTAGCGACTCTAAGCGCGCCCCTAAGTCTCCGCAGGCAAGTGCAAGCGCCAGCAAGCCCATGCTTACTAAGGCTCCCACAAGACAGCACAAACCCCAAGAGATACTTGCCGAAGCAGCATCCACCAGGTCTGAGGTCAAGTCCGAGGCCAACTCTGAAGCTAGGTTTGAGGAAAAATCCTCAGATAAACCACCTGCTAAAGGTGTAGCTAAGCCGATATCGGAAAGACCAAAGCCAGTTGTGCGCAGCCATGGCGCTCCTCCCAAAGACATACAGACACCCAGACGACCTCAGGTTAACCGTCCAACCCCGGTGAAGGATGCAGTACTGATCGAACGTGGCATAACCGCACCCAACGATCCCCCCAGGCAGCTCCGAGCCCCGATCGCCCCACAGCGCCCCGAGCGCCCCGAGCGTCCGGAAAAGTCAGACCGCCCGGAAAGGCCAACCCTTGTTTCTCCCGTGCGTGGGGATAAACCCGGCATCGGTGCTCCAGCGCTCGCGATCGGCGAGCCCGGTAGCGATCGCGGGCTCAGTCGTCCTGGTAAGCGTAACAAGTCTAAAAAAGACGATGACGATCAAGAAATGCTGGAGCTTAGAGAAAAGGCAGCTCGCCTGAATAAGCCCAAGCGCTATCTGCAAGCGATCGAGGACGACGATATTATTGAGGAACTCGAAGAAGACGTGCCTCAGATTAGCCTGTCGCTAGCCAGACCAACAGCGCGTCCTAAGCAAAGGATGGCAAAGCCAGCCGCAGCTACAAGTATTGCCAAGCCTGGAGCCGACAAGTCAACTCGCAAGTCGCGCGATCGTCGCTCCCTACAAGAAGTTGTGGTAGAGAAACCAACTAAGTTAATCCTGCAAAGCAGCATTACCGTCCAGGAGTTAGCTAACCAGCTCATGCTGCCCGAGACTGATATTATTCGCACGCTCTTTATAAAGGGAGTGATGGTAAATATCAACCAAACCCTCGACATTCCCACTGCGAGTATGGTAGCGATCGAGTTAGGTTTTGAAGTCGAAGAATCCGAGGCCGATGCCCCAGCGCGTAAGGTAACTGAGATGATTGAGGTGCAGGATCTAGAAAGCCTGCAAAAACGTCCGCCCGTCGTCACGATTATGGGACATGTCGATCACGGCAAGACCACGTTGCTGGATTCCATTCGCAAGAGTAAAGTGGCTCAAGGTGAAGCGGGCGGTATTACCCAACACATCGGTGCCTATCATGTTGATGTAGAGCATAATGGCACTAAAGAGCAAATAGTCTTTCTCGATACACCAGGTCACGAGGCATTTACCGCTATGCGGGCGCGCGGCGCGCGGGTTACTGATGTAGCGGTACTTGTAGTGGCGGCGGACGATGGCGTACAGCCGCAAACCATTGAAGCAATCAGTCACGCCCGTGCGGCCAAGGTGCCAATCATCGTTGCCATCAACAAAGTTGATAAACTAGAAGCTCAGCCCGATCGCATTCGTCAAGAGCTAACCGAACATGGCCTGGTAGATGAAGAATGGGGCGGCGAGACCATTATGGTACCAGTGAGCGCGATCAAGGGTGAAAACCTCGATACTTTGCTGGAAATGATTTTATTGGTAGCAGAAGTTGAGGATCTGCGAGCTAATCCCAACCGCACGGCTCGCGGTACGGTAATCGAAGCTAATTTGGATAAAGCGCGCGGACCAGTGGCAACGCTACTAGTCCAGAACGGTACGCTGCGAATTGGCGACGTGCTGCTGGCAGGGGCATCCTTTGGCAAGGTGCGCGCCATGATCGACGACCAGGGTAAGCGCGTTGAAGAGGCATCGCCATCATTTGCCGTTGAGGTACTTGGTCTAAGCGATGTCCCTGCGGCTGGAGATGAGTTTGAGGTATTTACCGACGAGAAGCTGGCAAGGGCAACCGCTAGCGATCGCGCCTCACAGCAGCGTCAGTCTCGCTTGCAACAGTCGATGGCATCGCGGCGGGTAACCCTGGGCACCGTTTCCGCTCAAGCCCAGGAAGGGGAGCTGAAGGAATTAAACCTCATCCTCAAAGCCGACGTTCAAGGTTCGGTGGAGGCTATTCTCAACGCGCTCGAACAATTACCCCAACAGGAAGTACAGCTTCGCGTGCTACTCGCGGGTGCGGGTGAGATCACCGAAAATGATGTGGACTTAGCAGCAGCTAGTTCTGCCGTGATTATTGGATTTAATACAACCATGGCAACTGGCGCGCGACAAGCAGCCGATGAATTAGGCGTTGATGTCCGCGACTACAACATTATCTACAAGCTCTTGGAAGATATTCAGGGAGCGATGGAAGGTTTGTTAGAGCCGGAGTTGGTTGAAGAGCACCTCGGTATAGCCGAAGTCCGCGCCATTTTCCCAATTGGCAAAGGTGTGGTGGCTGGTTGCTACGTCCAGTCCGGCAAGCTCATTCGCAACTGTAAGGTCAGGGTGAACCGCAACGGTAACCCGATCCACGAGGCACCACTTGACTCGCTCAAACGCATGAAAGATGATGTTAAGGAAGTAGCAGCCGGGTTTGAGTGCGGTGTTTCCTTGCCAAAGTTCAACGATTGGCAAGAGGGCGATCGGATCGAAGCTTTCCGTCTTGTTACCAAGCGTCGTACGCTTTCTACTTAG